In the Perca flavescens isolate YP-PL-M2 chromosome 20, PFLA_1.0, whole genome shotgun sequence genome, one interval contains:
- the LOC114547179 gene encoding B2 bradykinin receptor, whose amino-acid sequence MALLSTSDSANFSTVTTSNQNNTECPLAEIKDWQWTVVPAYMLLISVLGIGMNGFVLMVFCLHKKACTVAEIFLSNLAAADFFLMAWLPLWAAYVINRYDWPFSHHLCSLFALSINMNAYCSIYFLVLISIDRYIALVHPLSHKGISRTKFAKLACLLVWGFGLLLSVPTLVYRKVAYYSQFNKTMCILNYTDVKEQLLFEGMQNTFGFIIPICIISYCTLVIINSLNNRLIESSNSQKMEQKATTLVLVVLLAFVICWVPHHVVMILETLRRAEVLKGCSIIANLEICRAIFMYLAFFNSVLNPILYVIVGRNFRGKVRGLFKQWSINRTMTYRTTTSTGSNLLRSVKTEVNSI is encoded by the coding sequence CGACTCTGCTAATTTCAGCACCGTGACTACATCAAACCAAAACAACACAGAGTGTCCTCTAGCAGAAATCAAAGATTGGCAGTGGACTGTGGTCCCGGCGTATATGCTGCTGATCAGTGTGCTGGGAATCGGGATGAATGGTTTTGTCCTGATGGTTTTCTGCCTCCATAAGAAAGCCTGCACCGTGGCTGAGATCTTCTTGAGCAACCTGGCTGCTGCTGACTTTTTCTTAATGGCGTGGTTGCCTTTGTGGGCTGCATATGTAATCAACAGATACGACTGGCCCTTTTCTCATCACCTGTGCTCACTGTTCGCCCTTTCCATCAACATGAACGCCTACTGCAGCATCTACTTCCTCGTTCTGATTAGCATAGATCGCTATATTGCACTTGTGCACCCGCTGTCCCATAAAGGAATAAGTAGGACAAAATTTGCCAAACTGGCCTGTCTGCTTGTGTGGGGTTTTGGCTTGCTCCTGAGCGTCCCCACACTCGTGTACAGGAAAGTGGCCTACTACTCTCAATTTAATAAAACTATGTGCATTCTTAATTACACAGATGTCAAGGAACAACTCCTGTTTGAAGGGATGCAGAATACATTCGGCTTTATCATACCCATTTGCATAATTTCCTACTGCACTCTCGTTATTATTAACTCTCTGAATAACCGGTTAATTGAGAGCTCAAACAGCCAGAAAATGGAGCAGAAGGCCACCACTCTGGTGCTGGTGGTCCTCTTGGCGTTTGTGATTTGCTGGGTGCCACACCACGTGGTAATGATACTGGAAACACTCAGAAGAGCTGAAGTCCTGAAAGGATGTAGCATCATTGCCAACCTAGAGATCTGCCGCGCAATCTTCATGTACTTAGCTTTCTTCAACAGTGTTCTTAACCCCATCCTCTACGTCATTGTAGGAAGGAACTTCAGGGGAAAGGTCAGGGGTCTCTTCAAGCAATGGAGCATTAACAGAACAATGACCTACCGCACCACCACCTCCACAGGCTCAAACCTGTTGAGAAGTGTTAAAACTGAAGTAAACTCAATCTGA